One part of the Paraburkholderia flagellata genome encodes these proteins:
- the ilvN gene encoding acetolactate synthase small subunit, which produces MRHIISVLLENEPGALSRVVGLFSARGYNIETLTVAPTEDRSLSRMTIVSIGSDDVIEQITKHLNRLIEVVKVVDLTEGAHIERELMLIKVRAVGKEREEMKRMADIFRGRIIDVTEKTYTIELTGASDKLDAFIEAIDATAILETVRTGGSGIGRGERILKV; this is translated from the coding sequence ATGAGACACATCATTTCCGTTCTGCTGGAAAACGAGCCGGGCGCGCTCTCGCGCGTGGTCGGCCTCTTCTCCGCACGCGGCTACAACATTGAAACCTTGACGGTGGCGCCGACCGAAGACCGTTCGCTGTCGCGCATGACCATCGTTTCCATTGGCTCGGACGACGTGATCGAACAGATCACGAAGCATCTGAACCGCCTGATCGAGGTGGTGAAAGTGGTCGACCTTACCGAGGGCGCCCACATCGAGCGCGAGCTGATGCTGATCAAGGTAAGGGCGGTCGGCAAGGAACGTGAGGAGATGAAGCGGATGGCGGATATTTTCCGTGGCCGTATCATCGACGTCACCGAAAAGACCTACACGATCGAACTGACGGGCGCGAGCGACAAGCTCGACGCGTTCATCGAAGCGATCGATGCGACCGCGATTCTCGAAACCGTCCGTACGGGCGGCTCGGGCATTGGGCGCGGAGAGCGCATTCTGAAGGTGTGA
- the ilvC gene encoding ketol-acid reductoisomerase yields MKVFYDKDADLSLIKGKQVTIIGYGSQGHAHALNLKDSGVNVTVGLRKNGASWSKAENAGLQVKEVAEAVKNADVVMMLLPDEQIADVYAKEVHANIKNGAALAFAHGFNVHYGQVIPRADLDVIMIAPKAPGHTVRGTYSQGGGVPHLIAVHQDKSGAARDIALSYAAANGGGRAGIIETNFREETETDLFGEQAVLCGGTVDLIKAGFETLVEAGYAPEMAYFECLHELKLIVDLIYEGGIANMNYSISNNAEYGEYVTGPRVITAETKKVMKEVLKDIQTGEYAKSFILENKAGAPTLQSRRRLGAEHQIEVVGAKLRAMMPWIAANKLVDQSKN; encoded by the coding sequence ATGAAAGTTTTCTACGACAAGGACGCCGATCTCTCCCTCATCAAGGGCAAGCAGGTTACGATCATCGGTTACGGCTCGCAAGGCCACGCACACGCGCTGAACCTGAAGGACAGCGGCGTGAACGTCACGGTCGGTCTGCGCAAGAACGGCGCATCGTGGAGCAAGGCTGAGAACGCCGGCCTGCAGGTCAAGGAAGTGGCCGAAGCGGTGAAGAACGCCGACGTCGTCATGATGCTCCTGCCCGACGAGCAGATCGCCGATGTCTACGCGAAGGAAGTCCACGCGAACATCAAGAACGGCGCAGCGCTCGCGTTCGCGCACGGCTTCAACGTGCACTACGGCCAGGTGATCCCGCGCGCGGATCTGGACGTCATCATGATCGCCCCGAAGGCGCCGGGCCACACGGTTCGCGGCACCTACTCGCAAGGCGGCGGCGTGCCCCACCTGATCGCTGTCCACCAGGACAAGTCGGGCGCAGCGCGTGACATCGCTCTGTCGTACGCAGCAGCGAACGGCGGCGGCCGTGCCGGCATCATCGAAACGAACTTCCGCGAAGAAACCGAAACCGACCTGTTCGGCGAACAAGCCGTGCTGTGCGGCGGTACGGTCGACCTGATCAAGGCTGGCTTCGAAACGCTGGTGGAAGCCGGCTACGCGCCGGAAATGGCGTACTTCGAGTGCCTGCACGAACTGAAGCTGATCGTCGACCTGATCTACGAAGGCGGCATCGCGAACATGAACTACTCGATCTCGAACAACGCCGAGTACGGCGAGTACGTGACGGGCCCGCGCGTCATCACGGCCGAGACGAAGAAGGTCATGAAGGAAGTCCTGAAGGACATCCAGACCGGCGAATACGCGAAGAGCTTCATCCTGGAAAACAAGGCCGGCGCGCCGACGCTGCAATCGCGTCGCCGTCTGGGCGCCGAGCACCAGATCGAAGTGGTCGGTGCGAAGCTGCGCGCGATGATGCCGTGGATTGCCGCGAACAAGCTCGTCGACCAGTCGAAGAACTAA